The sequence CTTACTTTTCAACATTCCCTTTCAGATAAAGGGTGATATTGGGTTTCTTAGGATCATTTGTAATGACGTTAATGGTTTTTAATTGCCGCCCTTCCTTCCCATAAGGATCAAATTGAATTTTCAACATGCCTGATTGCCCAGGGTGAATATCCGCTTCATCGAAGTTTACTGTTGTACAACCGCAACTTGTCTTTACTTTATGAATGGTCAAATTGCTTTTCCCCTTATTGGTCAGGACAAAATCATGCTGTATCTTCTGATTTCTTTTAATAGTCCCAAAATCGTAAGTGGTTTCTGCAAATTCAAGATTAGGGGCATCCGCTATTTGCCTGGGGCTAAGCTTTGAAAAATCTTCTTCAATTGAAGCACTTACATAAAAATAGTAGTTATCAGATGAATGATGATTAATGGTGAAATTTATTTTGTCGGATACAAACCCGAAATCATTTTTTAAGGAAGCTTTATATTTTATTTTAATGACACTTTTTGCCCTGGGTTTAATTTTCAGCGGTTTAACAGATGCTTCCAGATAAGGGGGCAGGGCAGCAAAAGAAATCAGCAACATACTGTCGGAAGTATTAATCACATCAACTGAAGAGTTGACAATCTGCGAATTTTTTATATTGCCCAATGCAAGGTGGCTGGTTTTAGCCCTTAACGGCCCCATCGAAA comes from Bacteroidota bacterium and encodes:
- a CDS encoding DUF1573 domain-containing protein translates to LDRPGVFSKTIRVFSNSEYSSSVELKISGEVIEKPKSVEDFYPVSMGPLRAKTSHLALGNIKNSQIVNSSVDVINTSDSMLLISFAALPPYLEASVKPLKIKPRAKSVIKIKYKASLKNDFGFVSDKINFTINHHSSDNYYFYVSASIEEDFSKLSPRQIADAPNLEFAETTYDFGTIKRNQKIQHDFVLTNKGKSNLTIHKVKTSCGCTTVNFDEADIHPGQSGMLKIQFDPYGKEGRQLKTINVITNDPKKPNITLYLKGNVEK